In Nocardioides conyzicola, one genomic interval encodes:
- the rpsH gene encoding 30S ribosomal protein S8 encodes MTMTDPIADMLTRLRNANQAYHDAVSMPYSKLKQGVADILKQEGYITSYDVTEPAEGEVGKTLTITLKYGRNRERSIAGVRRISKPGLRVYAKHTGLPKVLGGLGVAIISTSQGLLTDRQANQKGVGGEVLAYVW; translated from the coding sequence ATGACGATGACAGACCCGATCGCAGACATGCTCACTCGTCTGCGCAACGCCAACCAGGCGTACCACGACGCGGTGTCCATGCCGTACAGCAAGCTCAAGCAGGGTGTCGCCGACATCCTCAAGCAGGAGGGCTACATCACGTCGTACGACGTGACGGAGCCCGCCGAGGGCGAGGTCGGCAAGACGCTGACCATCACCCTGAAGTACGGCCGCAACCGCGAGCGTTCCATCGCCGGTGTGCGCCGCATCAGCAAGCCGGGCCTGCGGGTCTACGCCAAGCACACGGGTCTCCCGAAGGTGCTCGGCGGACTGGGCGTCGCGATCATCTCGACGAGCCAGGGCCTGCTGACCGACCGCCAGGCAAACCAGAAGGGCGTGGGTGGGGAAGTCCTCGCCTACGTCTGGTAA
- the secY gene encoding preprotein translocase subunit SecY, whose amino-acid sequence MLSAFANAFRTPDLRRKLLFVLLIIVIFRLGSQIPTPGVDVANVRTCVDLAKEGDSAGLYNLVNLFSGGALLQLTIFALGIMPYITASIILQLLVVVIPRLEALKKEGQSGQTKITQYTRYLTLGLAVLQATGIVALARSGNLLAGCNENLLHDDGTATFLVMVVTMTAGTAVIMWLGELITEHGIGNGMSLMIFTQVVAGFPASLWAVQQSKGYWVLGVVLVIGMVIIAAVIYVEQAQRRIPVQYARRMVGRKMFGGSSTYIPLKVNQAGVIPVIFASSLLYLPAMIVQFNQNSSNSVLDWINAHLVRGDHPLYMLLFFALIVFFTYFYVSITFNPQEVADNMKKYGGFIPGIRAGKPTEEYLSYVLSRITLPGALYLGLVALIPLIAFAVIGASQSFPFGGTSILIMVGVALDTVKQIESQLQQRNYEGFLR is encoded by the coding sequence GTGCTGAGCGCGTTCGCGAACGCTTTCCGGACCCCGGACCTGCGGCGCAAGCTGCTGTTCGTCCTGTTGATCATCGTGATCTTCCGACTCGGATCCCAGATCCCGACCCCGGGTGTCGACGTCGCCAACGTCCGCACCTGCGTGGACCTCGCCAAGGAAGGCGACAGCGCCGGGCTCTACAACCTGGTCAACCTCTTCTCCGGCGGAGCGCTGCTCCAGCTGACCATCTTCGCGCTCGGGATCATGCCGTACATCACGGCCAGCATCATCCTGCAGCTGCTCGTCGTGGTGATCCCGCGGCTCGAGGCCCTGAAGAAGGAAGGGCAGTCGGGTCAGACCAAGATCACCCAGTACACCCGCTACCTGACGCTCGGCCTCGCCGTGCTCCAGGCCACCGGCATCGTCGCGCTCGCGCGCTCCGGCAACCTGTTGGCGGGCTGCAACGAGAACCTGCTGCACGACGACGGGACCGCGACCTTCCTGGTCATGGTCGTCACCATGACCGCCGGCACGGCCGTGATCATGTGGCTCGGTGAGCTGATCACCGAGCACGGCATCGGCAACGGCATGTCGCTGATGATCTTCACCCAGGTCGTCGCCGGCTTCCCCGCCTCGCTGTGGGCCGTCCAGCAGTCGAAGGGCTACTGGGTCCTCGGCGTGGTGCTCGTCATCGGCATGGTGATCATCGCGGCGGTCATCTACGTCGAGCAGGCGCAGCGCCGGATCCCGGTGCAGTACGCCCGACGGATGGTCGGCCGCAAGATGTTCGGCGGCAGCTCGACGTACATCCCGCTGAAGGTCAACCAGGCCGGCGTCATCCCCGTCATCTTCGCGTCGTCGCTGCTCTACCTGCCGGCGATGATCGTCCAGTTCAACCAGAACTCCAGCAACTCGGTCCTGGACTGGATCAACGCGCACCTCGTGCGCGGCGACCACCCGCTCTACATGCTCCTGTTCTTCGCACTGATCGTCTTCTTCACGTACTTCTACGTCTCCATCACCTTCAACCCGCAAGAGGTGGCAGACAACATGAAGAAGTACGGCGGCTTCATCCCCGGGATCCGGGCGGGCAAGCCGACCGAGGAGTACCTCTCCTACGTCCTGTCCCGCATCACGCTGCCGGGTGCTCTCTACCTCGGCCTCGTCGCGCTGATCCCGCTGATTGCCTTCGCCGTGATCGGTGCCAGCCAGAGCTTCCCGTTCGGCGGCACCAGCATCCTGATCATGGTCGGCGTCGCGCTCGACACGGTGAAGCAGATCGAGAGCCAGCTCCAGCAGCGCAACTACGAAGGATTCCTCCGCTAA
- the rplE gene encoding 50S ribosomal protein L5 — protein MTETSTASAAVTPRLKTRYREEILPAIQAEFEIANVMQVPGLTKIVVNMGVGEAARDSKLIEGAVKDLTAITGQKPLVTKARKSIAQFKLREGMPIGAHTTLRGDRMWEFLDRLLSLALPRIRDFRGLNPGQFDGRGNYTFGLTEQVMFHEIDQDRIDRSRGMDITIVTTATNDEQGRALLKQLGFPFKEN, from the coding sequence ATGACCGAGACCTCTACCGCCTCCGCGGCGGTCACCCCGCGTCTGAAGACCCGCTACCGCGAGGAGATCCTCCCCGCGATCCAGGCGGAGTTCGAGATCGCCAACGTCATGCAGGTGCCCGGCCTGACCAAGATCGTGGTCAACATGGGTGTCGGCGAGGCCGCTCGCGACTCGAAGCTGATCGAAGGCGCGGTCAAGGACCTCACCGCCATCACCGGCCAGAAGCCGCTCGTCACGAAGGCCCGCAAGTCCATCGCGCAGTTCAAGCTGCGCGAGGGCATGCCGATCGGCGCGCACACCACGCTGCGCGGCGACCGGATGTGGGAGTTCCTGGACCGCCTGCTGTCGCTGGCGCTGCCCCGGATCCGTGACTTCCGTGGCCTGAACCCGGGCCAGTTCGACGGCCGTGGCAACTACACCTTCGGTCTGACCGAGCAGGTCATGTTCCACGAGATCGACCAGGACCGGATCGACCGGTCGCGCGGGATGGACATCACCATCGTCACGACCGCCACCAACGACGAGCAGGGTCGCGCGCTGTTGAAGCAGCTCGGCTTCCCGTTCAAGGAGAACTGA
- a CDS encoding adenylate kinase translates to MRLIIMGPPGAGKGTQARFIAEHFKIPAVSTGDIFRANVSEGTELGLEAKRYMDAGEYVPDEVTNRMVRNRIDAPDAVSGFLLDGYPRTLSQVEELDGMIKFTGHQLDAVVCLTVDQDEIVARLLQRAQVEGRADDTEDVIRRRQEVYLEQTEPLIEVYRSRGIVHEIDGLGEVTEVTARIFDALDVIPES, encoded by the coding sequence ATGCGCTTGATCATCATGGGTCCGCCCGGGGCAGGCAAGGGCACGCAGGCACGCTTCATCGCCGAGCACTTCAAGATCCCGGCGGTCTCGACCGGCGACATCTTCCGCGCCAACGTCTCCGAGGGGACGGAGCTCGGCCTCGAGGCCAAGCGCTACATGGACGCGGGCGAGTACGTCCCGGACGAGGTCACGAACCGCATGGTGCGCAACCGCATCGACGCGCCCGACGCGGTGTCCGGCTTCCTCCTCGACGGCTACCCGCGGACGCTCTCGCAGGTCGAGGAACTCGACGGGATGATCAAGTTCACCGGCCACCAGCTCGACGCCGTCGTCTGCCTGACGGTGGACCAGGACGAGATCGTCGCGCGGCTGCTGCAGCGGGCGCAGGTCGAGGGTCGGGCCGACGACACCGAGGACGTCATCCGCCGCCGCCAGGAGGTCTACCTCGAGCAGACCGAGCCATTGATCGAGGTCTACCGCTCCCGTGGGATCGTCCACGAGATCGACGGCCTCGGCGAGGTCACCGAGGTCACCGCCCGGATCTTCGACGCGCTCGACGTCATTCCTGAGAGCTGA
- the map gene encoding type I methionyl aminopeptidase, producing the protein MLDRGVEIKAPEQIDLMRKAGLVVGRTLELLRGHVRAGVSTGELDGIAEDHIRTSGATPSFLGYHGFPASICASVNDEVVHGIPGDRVLADGDVVSIDCGAIVDGWHGDAAITVAVGEVPADLTALMDVTEQSMWRGIAAAHLGGRVTDISHAVERHVRSQGSFGIVEDYTGHGIGSAMHQPPDVPNYGRPGKGPRLVPGLALAVEPMITLGTKETDLLEDEWTVITTDGSRAAHFEHTFTITPEGTWVLTALDGGEQQLSALGVRFGGR; encoded by the coding sequence CTGCTGGACCGCGGCGTCGAGATCAAGGCGCCGGAGCAGATCGACCTCATGCGCAAGGCCGGCCTGGTGGTCGGCCGGACGCTCGAGCTGCTCCGCGGGCACGTGCGCGCCGGCGTCTCGACCGGTGAGCTCGACGGCATCGCGGAGGACCACATCCGCACCTCGGGCGCGACCCCGTCGTTCCTCGGCTACCACGGCTTCCCGGCCTCCATCTGTGCGTCGGTCAACGACGAGGTGGTCCACGGCATCCCCGGCGACCGGGTGCTCGCCGACGGTGACGTCGTGTCGATCGACTGCGGCGCGATCGTCGACGGGTGGCACGGCGACGCAGCGATCACCGTGGCCGTCGGGGAGGTCCCCGCGGACCTGACCGCCCTGATGGACGTGACCGAGCAGTCGATGTGGCGCGGGATCGCCGCTGCGCACCTCGGCGGCCGGGTCACCGACATCTCGCACGCGGTGGAGCGCCACGTGCGCTCCCAGGGCTCCTTCGGCATCGTCGAGGACTACACCGGGCACGGCATCGGCTCCGCGATGCACCAGCCGCCGGACGTCCCCAACTACGGGAGGCCGGGCAAGGGTCCCCGCCTGGTCCCGGGTCTCGCCCTCGCCGTCGAGCCGATGATCACGCTCGGGACGAAGGAGACCGATCTCCTCGAGGACGAGTGGACCGTCATCACCACCGACGGCAGCCGGGCCGCCCACTTCGAGCACACCTTCACGATCACTCCCGAGGGCACCTGGGTGCTCACCGCGCTCGACGGGGGAGAGCAGCAGCTGTCCGCGCTCGGCGTGCGTTTCGGCGGACGCTGA
- the rpsE gene encoding 30S ribosomal protein S5, translated as MSGAQRGQRGGGRQGGRDDRRGGQGAEKTAYIERVVAINRVAKVVKGGRRFSFTALVIVGDGDGLVGVGYGKAKEVPAAIAKGVEEAKKNFFRVPRIQGTIPHPVQGEKAAGVVMLRPAAPGTGVIAGGPVRAVLECAGIHDILSKSLGSSNQINIVHATVAALKMLEQPEAVAARRGLPVEQVAPAALLRARLEVPAGVSEEVSH; from the coding sequence ATGAGCGGAGCCCAGCGCGGACAGCGTGGTGGCGGGCGCCAGGGGGGTCGTGACGATCGTCGCGGCGGCCAGGGTGCTGAGAAGACCGCCTACATCGAGCGCGTCGTCGCGATCAACCGTGTCGCCAAGGTCGTGAAGGGTGGTCGTCGCTTCAGCTTCACCGCCCTCGTGATCGTCGGTGACGGTGACGGTCTCGTCGGTGTCGGATACGGCAAGGCCAAGGAAGTCCCGGCTGCGATCGCCAAGGGTGTCGAGGAGGCGAAGAAGAACTTCTTCCGCGTCCCTCGCATCCAGGGCACGATCCCGCACCCGGTCCAGGGCGAGAAGGCCGCAGGCGTCGTCATGCTGCGTCCGGCCGCCCCTGGTACCGGTGTGATCGCCGGTGGCCCCGTGCGCGCCGTACTCGAGTGCGCCGGCATCCACGACATCCTGAGCAAGTCGCTCGGGTCGTCCAACCAGATCAACATCGTCCACGCGACGGTCGCGGCCCTGAAGATGCTGGAGCAGCCCGAGGCTGTTGCCGCTCGTCGTGGCCTGCCCGTCGAGCAGGTGGCCCCGGCTGCGCTCCTTCGGGCGCGGCTGGAGGTCCCGGCCGGGGTGTCCGAGGAGGTGTCGCACTGA
- the rplR gene encoding 50S ribosomal protein L18: MAISLSNNKHTAARTKSRLRRQVRGRKKISGTAERPRLVVTRSTKHITVQVVDDLVGKTLAYASTMEADLRGFEGDKTAKAKKVGELVAERAKSAGVEGVVFDRAGNKYHGRIAALADGARAGGLTF; the protein is encoded by the coding sequence ATGGCGATCTCACTTTCTAACAACAAGCACACCGCAGCGCGCACCAAGTCGCGCCTGCGTCGCCAGGTCCGGGGTCGCAAGAAGATCTCCGGGACCGCCGAGCGTCCGCGCCTGGTGGTCACCCGTTCCACGAAGCACATCACGGTCCAGGTCGTTGACGACCTGGTCGGGAAGACGCTGGCGTACGCCTCCACCATGGAGGCGGACCTGCGCGGCTTCGAGGGCGACAAGACGGCGAAGGCCAAGAAGGTCGGCGAGCTCGTCGCCGAGCGTGCCAAGTCGGCTGGTGTCGAGGGCGTTGTCTTCGACCGCGCCGGCAACAAGTACCACGGCCGCATCGCGGCACTGGCGGACGGCGCTCGCGCCGGCGGCCTGACCTTCTGA
- the rpmD gene encoding 50S ribosomal protein L30: MAQLKVQQKRGTVGIKANQRETLRTLGLKRIGDVVVKEDRPEIRGMVNTVRHLVTVEEVE; encoded by the coding sequence ATGGCTCAGCTCAAGGTCCAGCAGAAGCGTGGCACCGTCGGCATCAAGGCCAACCAGCGCGAGACCCTGCGCACGCTCGGTCTCAAGCGGATCGGCGATGTTGTCGTGAAGGAAGACCGCCCGGAGATCCGCGGCATGGTCAACACCGTTCGTCACCTCGTGACGGTTGAGGAGGTCGAGTGA
- the rplF gene encoding 50S ribosomal protein L6 codes for MSRIGKLPVAVPSGVDIAIDGPLVTVKGPKGTLSHTVAEPITVEQGEGVLDVKRPDDERQSKALHGLTRTLVNNMVVGVTEGYEKKLEIVGVGYRVLSKGPTQLEFQLGYSHPITFNAPEGITFTVETPTKLGVQGIDKQLVGEVAANIRKLRKPEPYKGKGVRYSGEHIRRKVGKAGK; via the coding sequence ATGTCGCGTATTGGCAAGCTCCCCGTCGCGGTCCCGTCCGGTGTCGACATCGCGATCGATGGTCCGCTGGTGACGGTCAAGGGCCCCAAGGGCACCCTGTCCCACACCGTTGCGGAGCCGATCACGGTCGAGCAGGGCGAGGGCGTCCTCGACGTCAAGCGTCCCGACGACGAGCGTCAGAGCAAGGCTCTGCACGGCCTCACCCGCACCCTGGTCAACAACATGGTCGTGGGTGTGACCGAGGGCTACGAGAAGAAGCTCGAGATCGTGGGCGTGGGTTACCGCGTCCTGTCCAAGGGTCCGACCCAGCTGGAGTTCCAGCTCGGCTACTCGCACCCCATCACGTTCAACGCCCCCGAGGGCATCACCTTCACGGTGGAGACCCCGACGAAGCTCGGTGTCCAGGGCATCGACAAGCAGCTCGTCGGTGAGGTTGCTGCGAACATCCGCAAGCTGCGGAAGCCGGAGCCCTACAAGGGCAAGGGCGTTCGCTACTCGGGTGAGCACATCCGCCGCAAGGTCGGAAAGGCTGGTAAGTGA
- a CDS encoding TerC family protein produces the protein MEISTLEWAITIGVTVAVLAFDIVVIARDPHEPTMRECAIALSVYVGAAIAFGAWIWLAHGHDLGVQFYAGWLTEYSLSIDNLFVFIILMAALKVPREYQQEALMVGIVLALVFRAIFIALGYQLIENFSWVFYAFGAFLVYTAVSLIRSYRSHEDEHPEENRVVKFAQSHLNVGEEFRGLKLWYRVNGSRVVSPMLIVIIALGTTDLLFALDSIPAIFGITQEPYLVFTANVFALMGLRQLYFLLGGLLKRLVYLSLGLAFILAFIGVKLVLHALHENELRFINGGEHVNVPDISALVSLGVIVVTLAVTAGLSLFAASKMSEAEIEDKTSSLRSPEE, from the coding sequence GTGGAGATCTCCACCCTCGAATGGGCCATCACCATCGGTGTCACCGTGGCCGTCCTGGCCTTCGACATCGTCGTCATCGCCCGCGACCCCCATGAGCCGACGATGCGCGAGTGCGCGATCGCCCTCAGTGTGTACGTCGGTGCCGCGATCGCCTTCGGCGCGTGGATCTGGCTGGCACACGGCCACGACCTCGGTGTCCAGTTCTACGCCGGCTGGCTGACGGAGTACTCGCTATCCATCGACAACCTCTTCGTGTTTATCATCTTGATGGCCGCCCTGAAGGTGCCGCGCGAGTACCAGCAGGAAGCGCTGATGGTCGGCATCGTCCTGGCCCTGGTCTTCCGCGCGATCTTCATCGCCCTCGGCTACCAGCTCATCGAGAACTTCAGCTGGGTCTTCTACGCGTTCGGCGCCTTCCTCGTCTACACCGCGGTGTCGCTCATCAGGAGCTACCGCAGCCACGAGGACGAGCACCCGGAGGAGAACCGGGTCGTGAAGTTCGCGCAGTCGCACCTCAACGTGGGCGAGGAGTTCCGCGGCCTCAAGCTCTGGTACCGCGTGAACGGCTCCCGCGTCGTGTCGCCGATGCTGATCGTGATCATCGCCCTGGGCACCACCGACCTGCTGTTCGCGCTGGACTCGATCCCGGCGATCTTCGGCATCACCCAGGAGCCCTACCTGGTCTTCACCGCCAACGTGTTCGCGCTGATGGGGCTGCGCCAGCTCTACTTCCTGCTCGGCGGACTGCTCAAGCGGCTGGTCTACCTGTCGCTGGGCCTCGCGTTCATCCTCGCCTTCATCGGCGTCAAGCTGGTGCTGCACGCCCTGCACGAGAACGAGCTGCGCTTCATCAACGGGGGCGAGCACGTAAACGTCCCGGACATCTCGGCGCTCGTCAGCCTCGGCGTCATCGTGGTGACCCTGGCCGTGACGGCCGGGCTGAGCCTCTTCGCGGCATCGAAGATGAGCGAGGCGGAGATCGAGGACAAGACGTCGAGCCTGCGGTCCCCGGAGGAATAG
- a CDS encoding type Z 30S ribosomal protein S14: MAKTALKVKAARKPKFAVRGYTRCQRCGRPKAVYRKFGLCRICLREMAHRGELPGVTKSSW; the protein is encoded by the coding sequence ATGGCGAAGACCGCTCTCAAGGTCAAGGCCGCCCGCAAGCCGAAGTTCGCGGTGCGTGGCTACACCCGTTGCCAGCGCTGCGGCCGCCCGAAGGCCGTCTACCGGAAGTTCGGCCTGTGCCGCATCTGCCTCCGGGAGATGGCGCACCGCGGCGAGCTCCCCGGCGTGACCAAGTCCTCCTGGTAA
- the rplO gene encoding 50S ribosomal protein L15 — protein sequence MTLKLHHLRPAPGAKTAKTRVGRGEGSKGKTAGRGTKGTKARYQVPVAFEGGQMPIHMRLPKLKGFKNPFKVEFQVVNLDRISDLFPEGGAIGVDDLVAKGAVRDGHPVKVLGQGDLSVAVQVSANAFSGSAKEKIEAAGGTTTVV from the coding sequence ATGACGCTCAAGCTGCACCACTTGCGTCCGGCTCCCGGCGCCAAGACCGCGAAGACCCGTGTGGGTCGCGGTGAGGGCTCGAAGGGCAAGACCGCGGGCCGCGGTACCAAGGGCACCAAGGCTCGCTACCAGGTCCCGGTTGCCTTCGAGGGTGGCCAGATGCCGATCCACATGCGTCTGCCGAAGCTCAAGGGCTTCAAGAACCCCTTCAAGGTCGAGTTCCAGGTCGTCAACCTCGACCGGATCAGCGACCTCTTCCCCGAGGGTGGCGCCATCGGCGTCGACGACCTCGTGGCGAAGGGCGCCGTCCGCGACGGTCACCCGGTCAAGGTCCTCGGCCAGGGCGACCTGTCCGTGGCGGTCCAGGTGAGCGCCAACGCGTTCTCCGGCTCGGCCAAGGAGAAGATCGAGGCTGCCGGCGGCACCACGACCGTGGTGTGA
- the rplX gene encoding 50S ribosomal protein L24, whose amino-acid sequence MGKNSVNIKKGDTVKVIAGKDKGAEGKVIQVLREEQRVIVEGVNRIKRHTKVVNQGGRAGTTGGIITAEAPIHISNVMLVEDGGVTRIGFRRDEVTKRRPDGSTYQAERSVRISRKTGKEI is encoded by the coding sequence ATGGGCAAGAACAGCGTGAACATCAAGAAGGGCGACACCGTCAAGGTGATCGCAGGCAAGGACAAGGGTGCCGAGGGCAAGGTCATCCAGGTGCTCCGTGAGGAGCAGCGGGTGATCGTCGAGGGTGTCAACCGCATCAAGCGGCACACCAAGGTCGTCAACCAGGGCGGTCGCGCCGGCACCACCGGCGGCATCATCACCGCCGAGGCCCCGATCCACATCTCGAACGTGATGCTGGTCGAGGACGGCGGCGTGACCCGGATCGGCTTCCGCCGTGACGAGGTCACCAAGCGTCGTCCCGACGGCTCGACCTACCAGGCTGAGCGCAGCGTTCGCATCTCGCGCAAGACCGGCAAGGAAATCTGA